A window of Caldivirga sp. genomic DNA:
AGGCCTATTGGAAACTATTATTGGCCTGGGTGGTGCAGTGGGTAGGTTAGCTTCCTGGGGGAGTGACTTGAAGCTTGTTAACTCACGCTTAACATCATCAATACTGTACTCCTTATCCATCACCATGAATATTGAAGCCATGTGCCCATACTTAACTGGAACCCTTATTGAGGTAACCCTAACTGGCCTACCCCACGGCTCATACTTACCCTTACCCATAACCCCCAGCATCTTATTTGACTCAGCGGCTATCTTATCCTCCTCACCCTTAATGAAGGGTATCACGTTACCCTCAATGGCTAGGTAAGATAAGCCCATGTAACCAGCCCCTGAAACGGCTTGAAGTGTTGTCACGTATAATTCCCTAATGTGTTCGGCTAATGGCTTTATCGCTAAGGTGATTATGGCTGATGTGCAGTTGGGGTTCTTGACGAGCCAAGGCCCCTTAGACTCCCTTAAAACCTCAAGGTGCTGCCAATTCACCTCGGGGTTTATTAAGGGTACATTAGGGTCCATTCTCCTTGGGGATGCATTAGATATTACGTTTAAACCAGCCTCAAGTAACTTAGCCTCAACTGGTTCAGCAACATCGTTAGGTAACGCTGATAAAACAACATCAACATTCCTTTGATCCACTGGTTCAGTTGACGTTAATTTAATTCCCCTAGCGTACTCCGGTACATCACCCTCTATGAACCATTTAACCACGTCACCATACCTCTGCCCAACCTTACCTGGGGATGCTGAGAGGGCTGCTACCTCAATGTATGGGTGATCCTCAAGTAGCTTAACCATCCACTGCCCCACTAGGCCCGTTGCCCCAAGTATCGAAACCTTCACCTTATCCATGATACCACCCACTTATGTAGGTCTTTAGCTAACTTAACCGCATCATCCTGCTCCTTAACTATTGATGAGACCGCATTACCCTCAGTATCGTTTATTACGTCTACTGGGTCATAACTACTCATGATTAGGTAAACCTCCCTCCTGTACTCATCAAGGCCCATTACGCAGCCAACAACCGTGACCGCGTAGCCGCTTTTAAG
This region includes:
- the asd gene encoding aspartate-semialdehyde dehydrogenase; this translates as MMDKVKVSILGATGLVGQWMVKLLEDHPYIEVAALSASPGKVGQRYGDVVKWFIEGDVPEYARGIKLTSTEPVDQRNVDVVLSALPNDVAEPVEAKLLEAGLNVISNASPRRMDPNVPLINPEVNWQHLEVLRESKGPWLVKNPNCTSAIITLAIKPLAEHIRELYVTTLQAVSGAGYMGLSYLAIEGNVIPFIKGEEDKIAAESNKMLGVMGKGKYEPWGRPVRVTSIRVPVKYGHMASIFMVMDKEYSIDDVKRELTSFKSLPQEANLPTAPPRPIIVSNRPDAPQPTRDLDHMAVTVGRLMASGSVVRMVALGDNLVRGAAGITILTLETMKAMKLI